The Desulfovibrio subterraneus genome has a segment encoding these proteins:
- a CDS encoding DUF169 domain-containing protein — protein MEFEGANETDMATGMAKVMAALPRFLERLGMAEMPMGLFYTDKEPEEGFSPQPLERPTPEREQRGEVNWLAVFGGFSCIIGTIWRARKKNTTAWFSADQYGCPGGSFFLGFHGPQTETIIHYVSTGIPNFSEGERYCESPDALRRIFAITDPRPAPKPYCVIKPLDQFTEDEQPELVLCFARPEPLCGLHQLATFVTGDPEVVASPWSAACGGAVTWPLRYKEKGQLRAVLGGWDPSARKFLKTDELFFSIPAALFRTMVLRAPESFLMTHTWDTVLKKARRSAKTWGEES, from the coding sequence ATGGAATTTGAAGGCGCCAATGAGACGGACATGGCGACAGGCATGGCGAAGGTCATGGCTGCCCTGCCCCGGTTTCTCGAACGGCTGGGCATGGCCGAAATGCCCATGGGCCTTTTCTATACGGACAAGGAGCCGGAAGAAGGCTTTTCGCCGCAACCGCTTGAGCGCCCCACTCCCGAACGGGAGCAGCGGGGAGAAGTGAACTGGCTGGCTGTGTTCGGCGGTTTTTCGTGCATCATCGGAACTATCTGGCGCGCCAGAAAAAAGAACACGACAGCGTGGTTTTCCGCCGACCAGTACGGGTGCCCCGGCGGCTCCTTCTTTCTGGGGTTCCATGGCCCGCAGACGGAAACCATAATCCACTATGTTTCCACGGGTATTCCCAATTTTTCCGAAGGCGAGCGGTATTGCGAATCACCGGATGCCCTGCGCCGCATCTTTGCCATAACCGACCCGCGCCCTGCCCCCAAGCCATACTGTGTCATCAAGCCGCTCGACCAGTTCACGGAAGACGAACAGCCGGAACTGGTGCTCTGTTTTGCCCGGCCGGAACCGCTCTGCGGCCTGCACCAGCTGGCAACCTTTGTCACGGGCGATCCTGAAGTGGTTGCATCACCCTGGAGTGCTGCCTGCGGCGGTGCCGTAACATGGCCCCTGCGGTACAAAGAAAAGGGCCAGCTGCGGGCCGTGCTCGGCGGCTGGGACCCTTCCGCCCGCAAGTTCCTCAAGACAGATGAACTGTTCTTCTCCATTCCTGCCGCACTGTTCCGCACAATGGTGCTGCGGGCGCCGGAATCGTTCCTCATGACCCACACATGGGACACCGTGCTCAAAAAAGCCCGGCGCAGTGCAAAAACATGGGGCGAGGAGTCCTGA
- a CDS encoding MarR family winged helix-turn-helix transcriptional regulator, which produces MMHNRTPEGDEYTRLLLATFRLNGRLIAAGDELTREHGLSSALWQVMGALKNAPLPVPRIADIMGLTRQSVQRSVNVLFERGLVSFAANPSHKKAKLVMLTAKGQETLNTIHQKQVLWANDIARGLDPIALHKAANLLESLVERLEHSGT; this is translated from the coding sequence ATGATGCACAACAGAACACCTGAAGGCGATGAATATACCCGCCTGCTCCTTGCCACCTTCCGTCTGAACGGACGGCTCATCGCGGCCGGAGACGAACTGACCCGCGAGCATGGCCTTTCGAGCGCACTGTGGCAGGTGATGGGAGCATTGAAGAACGCCCCGCTGCCCGTACCGCGGATTGCAGACATCATGGGGCTGACGCGGCAAAGTGTGCAACGCTCTGTAAACGTACTCTTTGAACGCGGACTGGTCTCCTTTGCGGCCAATCCGTCGCACAAGAAGGCCAAGCTGGTCATGCTCACCGCAAAAGGGCAGGAAACCCTGAACACCATACATCAAAAGCAGGTGCTCTGGGCAAATGACATTGCCCGCGGGCTGGACCCCATCGCCCTGCACAAGGCGGCGAATCTGCTGGAATCGCTCGTGGAACGGCTTGAACATTCCGGAACCTGA
- a CDS encoding thiamine-phosphate kinase — translation MSRFTSEAAFLACIDRHFPNEHPHMVRGRGDDCAVLACPERMSLSSDLFLEGIHFRCSYFSPADIGYKSLAVNLSDLAASGAVPLGFSLGLMVPPADREEASADPAEGVVGGADAQCVLNGAPMGTEAYWDAFFEGMAELAREHGVALTGGDLSKAPVLGVSVSVWGGPAASEQGSVPFLHRSVAKAGDVVFITGDFGLARIGLMALESMGRDAENLYPRAVRAHLRPVPRVADGQAIARYAAVQGGEPRMGLMDLSDGLARDLPRLVGTDKGSQLCVELEIPEEAVHEEIATYCLANDLHALEQATLGGEDYALVGTCPPEWLEGLRTVLPGVRVLGHVAKGDVHMLNGMPWEPCGFDHFA, via the coding sequence ATGAGCCGATTTACATCCGAAGCCGCATTTCTCGCCTGCATCGACCGGCATTTCCCCAACGAGCACCCGCACATGGTGCGCGGCAGGGGGGATGACTGCGCTGTTCTCGCATGCCCTGAACGGATGAGCCTTTCCAGCGACCTGTTTCTGGAAGGCATCCATTTCCGATGCAGCTATTTTTCGCCCGCGGATATCGGGTACAAGTCCCTTGCCGTAAATCTGAGCGACCTTGCCGCATCGGGCGCGGTTCCGCTGGGGTTCAGCCTCGGCCTTATGGTGCCGCCCGCAGACCGCGAAGAGGCGTCGGCTGATCCTGCCGAGGGCGTGGTCGGTGGTGCCGATGCCCAGTGCGTTCTGAACGGTGCGCCCATGGGAACGGAAGCGTATTGGGATGCCTTTTTTGAAGGTATGGCCGAGCTTGCGCGCGAACATGGTGTTGCCCTGACAGGGGGCGACCTGAGCAAGGCGCCCGTGTTGGGCGTTTCCGTCTCGGTATGGGGTGGCCCTGCGGCCTCGGAGCAGGGAAGCGTGCCGTTTCTGCACCGCTCCGTGGCCAAGGCTGGCGATGTGGTGTTCATAACCGGCGATTTCGGGCTTGCCCGTATCGGGCTCATGGCGCTGGAAAGCATGGGCCGTGATGCGGAAAATCTGTATCCCCGTGCCGTGCGGGCGCATCTGCGCCCTGTGCCCAGAGTGGCAGACGGACAAGCCATTGCCCGCTATGCGGCGGTGCAGGGTGGCGAGCCGCGTATGGGGCTCATGGACCTTTCCGACGGTCTTGCGCGCGACCTGCCGCGTCTGGTCGGCACCGACAAGGGCAGCCAGTTGTGCGTTGAGCTGGAGATTCCGGAAGAGGCCGTGCACGAAGAGATTGCCACCTACTGCCTTGCCAACGACCTGCACGCTCTTGAGCAGGCCACGCTTGGGGGAGAGGATTATGCACTTGTCGGCACCTGCCCGCCCGAGTGGCTGGAAGGTCTGCGTACGGTGCTGCCTGGGGTGCGCGTGCTGGGGCATGTTGCCAAGGGTGATGTGCATATGTTGAACGGCATGCCGTGGGAGCCGTGCGGGTTTGATCATTTTGCCTAA
- the tsaA gene encoding tRNA (N6-threonylcarbamoyladenosine(37)-N6)-methyltransferase TrmO: MDRELQIIGTVSSSLKRLEECPKQGDEGAPEAWVEINEAFVPGLDSLVEGQNVTLLTWMHQADREVLAVHPRGDTDRPKRGVFNTRSPARPNPVGMHEVRILEIKRNLLRVFPLEVIDGTPVIDIKSEFIQRRGEQDARTTWGGGIPSREADMLRDVCRRAWQRRLLSGFNGNVSMRLGENCLITCTGSAKGNLKPGDLALMNIVTGEVLAGGKPSSEAGMHLEIYRNQPQAQAVVHTHPPKLLALGVRVPVQDMLRLPIFESDLIRAKFTSIRDNEPGTQALARDAGVAALQHEGIYLERHGLACWGPDPAWALALSEEIEHLAGVHLDVLVKE, translated from the coding sequence ATGGACAGGGAGTTGCAGATTATCGGTACGGTCAGCTCGTCGCTGAAGCGCCTTGAAGAATGCCCCAAGCAGGGCGACGAAGGTGCGCCGGAGGCGTGGGTGGAAATTAATGAAGCCTTTGTTCCCGGACTGGATTCCCTTGTGGAAGGCCAGAATGTGACGCTGCTGACATGGATGCATCAGGCGGACCGCGAGGTGCTGGCTGTGCATCCCCGTGGTGACACGGACCGCCCGAAACGCGGGGTGTTCAACACCCGTTCTCCTGCACGTCCCAATCCGGTGGGCATGCACGAGGTGCGCATTCTTGAGATCAAGCGCAATCTGCTGCGTGTGTTCCCGCTGGAAGTGATAGACGGTACGCCGGTCATCGACATCAAATCGGAATTCATCCAGCGCAGGGGCGAGCAGGATGCCCGCACCACATGGGGCGGCGGCATTCCCTCACGCGAGGCGGATATGCTGCGCGATGTGTGCCGCCGTGCATGGCAGCGCAGGCTGCTTTCCGGCTTCAACGGCAATGTTTCCATGCGGCTGGGCGAAAACTGCCTTATCACCTGCACCGGTTCGGCCAAGGGCAACCTCAAGCCGGGCGACCTTGCTCTCATGAATATTGTCACCGGTGAAGTGCTGGCAGGTGGCAAACCTTCTTCCGAGGCAGGCATGCATCTGGAAATCTACCGCAACCAGCCGCAGGCACAGGCCGTGGTGCACACGCACCCGCCCAAGCTGCTGGCGCTTGGTGTGCGTGTGCCTGTGCAGGATATGCTGCGCCTGCCCATATTCGAATCCGACCTTATCCGGGCAAAATTCACCAGCATACGCGACAATGAACCCGGAACGCAGGCTCTGGCGCGTGATGCCGGTGTCGCCGCACTCCAGCATGAAGGCATCTATCTGGAACGCCACGGGCTTGCCTGCTGGGGGCCGGACCCCGCATGGGCGCTGGCGCTGAGCGAAGAGATAGAGCATCTTGCGGGCGTGCACCTTGACGTTCTTGTCAAGGAATAG
- the hisI gene encoding phosphoribosyl-AMP cyclohydrolase, which translates to MAAKNPDGSPDFAPDFAPDFAKGGGLLPAIAQDHATGEVLMMAYMNEESWNKTLETGEAHYWSRSRGTLWHKGGTSGHTQHIEAVRLDCDSDTILLLVDQIGGAACHKGYRSCFYRERKDGNVSICSPLVFDPKEVYK; encoded by the coding sequence ATGGCAGCCAAGAATCCTGATGGTTCCCCTGATTTTGCCCCGGACTTCGCCCCTGACTTTGCCAAGGGCGGAGGACTTCTTCCCGCCATCGCACAGGACCACGCCACCGGCGAGGTGCTGATGATGGCCTACATGAACGAAGAATCCTGGAACAAGACTCTGGAAACCGGCGAAGCCCATTACTGGAGCCGCAGCCGTGGCACCCTGTGGCATAAGGGCGGGACATCAGGCCATACCCAACATATCGAGGCCGTCCGCCTTGACTGCGACAGCGATACCATTCTGCTGCTCGTGGATCAGATTGGTGGCGCGGCCTGTCACAAAGGGTACAGAAGCTGTTTTTATCGTGAACGCAAGGATGGCAACGTGTCCATCTGCTCACCCCTCGTATTCGACCCCAAGGAGGTCTATAAATAA
- the hisG gene encoding ATP phosphoribosyltransferase has translation MSQDQNNQRQIKLGIPKGSLQDSTLNLFERCGWKVRQHHRNYFPEINDPEITCRLCRVQEIPHYIQDGILDVGLTGKDWLLETGADVHVVSDLVYSKVSNRPARWVLAVAGDAPYRKPEDLAGKRIATELLGVTKKYFADLGIPVEVFYSWGATEAKVVEGLADAIVEVTETGTTIRAHGLRIIDDVLVTNTQLIANKATWEDPWKRKKIQQIDLLLQGALRADDLVGLKMNVPGDKQDAILSLLPSLNSPTVSQLKDSHWLAVEIVVDRRIVRDLIPQLVDAGAEGIIEYSLNKIV, from the coding sequence ATGTCCCAGGACCAGAACAACCAGCGTCAGATCAAGCTCGGCATTCCCAAGGGTTCCCTTCAGGATTCCACCCTCAATCTCTTTGAACGCTGCGGCTGGAAGGTGCGTCAGCATCATCGCAACTATTTCCCCGAAATCAACGATCCCGAGATCACCTGCCGCCTGTGCCGCGTGCAGGAGATTCCTCATTACATTCAAGACGGCATTCTGGACGTGGGCCTCACCGGTAAGGACTGGCTGCTGGAAACCGGCGCAGACGTGCATGTGGTTTCCGACCTTGTGTACTCCAAGGTATCCAACCGTCCCGCGCGCTGGGTTCTGGCCGTGGCCGGAGATGCTCCCTACCGGAAGCCGGAAGACCTTGCGGGCAAGCGCATTGCCACGGAACTGCTCGGTGTGACCAAGAAGTATTTTGCCGATCTGGGCATTCCGGTAGAGGTGTTCTATTCGTGGGGCGCCACGGAAGCCAAGGTGGTTGAAGGGCTCGCCGACGCCATTGTGGAAGTGACCGAAACCGGCACTACCATCCGCGCCCATGGCCTGCGCATCATTGATGACGTGCTGGTGACCAACACCCAGCTTATTGCCAACAAGGCCACGTGGGAAGACCCGTGGAAGCGTAAGAAGATTCAGCAGATAGACCTGCTGCTGCAGGGCGCATTGCGCGCGGACGACCTTGTGGGACTGAAGATGAACGTACCCGGCGACAAGCAGGATGCCATTCTCTCTCTTCTGCCCTCGCTGAATTCGCCGACCGTGTCCCAGCTCAAGGATTCCCACTGGCTTGCCGTGGAAATCGTTGTGGACCGCCGCATCGTGCGCGATCTCATTCCCCAGCTGGTAGACGCCGGTGCAGAAGGCATTATCGAGTACTCGCTGAACAAGATCGTGTAG
- a CDS encoding lysophospholipid acyltransferase family protein encodes MLRVCLHAVCRCLIALLFGYPAVRSTCRSQCIVVANHNSHLDTVMLLRLFPLSLINRVKVVAAGDYFSHGLGGMAGKALFNMLLLDRRAKNAANAMEPLHQALREGYSLVLFPEGTRGKPGELQEFKGGIGKLAMEFPDIPVYPVCIHGVEKSLPRGGIIPVPFAIRLELLDPVFGRDYAALGPSQGRKALSATLEQSIRTALDRNRPTATE; translated from the coding sequence ATGCTGCGCGTTTGTCTGCATGCGGTCTGCCGCTGTCTCATTGCGCTGCTCTTCGGGTATCCGGCCGTGCGGTCGACCTGCCGCAGCCAGTGCATTGTGGTGGCCAACCATAACAGCCATCTTGATACGGTAATGCTTCTGCGGCTGTTCCCCCTCAGCCTCATAAACCGCGTCAAGGTTGTGGCGGCAGGTGATTACTTCAGTCACGGTCTTGGAGGAATGGCGGGCAAGGCGCTCTTCAACATGCTGCTGCTCGACAGGCGGGCAAAAAACGCCGCCAACGCCATGGAACCGCTGCATCAGGCCCTGCGCGAAGGCTATTCGCTGGTGCTGTTCCCCGAAGGTACTCGCGGCAAGCCCGGTGAGTTGCAGGAATTCAAAGGCGGCATAGGCAAGCTTGCGATGGAGTTTCCCGACATTCCTGTCTATCCGGTCTGCATACACGGGGTGGAAAAGAGCCTGCCGCGCGGCGGAATCATTCCCGTTCCCTTTGCCATACGCCTTGAACTGCTCGATCCGGTCTTTGGGCGGGATTACGCCGCGCTCGGCCCATCGCAAGGGCGCAAGGCCCTGTCCGCCACGCTGGAGCAATCCATCAGAACAGCGCTGGACCGGAACAGGCCGACGGCGACAGAGTAG
- a CDS encoding phosphatidate cytidylyltransferase yields MTLLNKLVLLVAIGASFVLLHMKGQTEMLWIMAVLVGILSLFSIIWRVMEAKEMAMGPEIRDRTITWWWMVAVFMLALSTHRIVSFLFLGFLSFAALREYYSMLPMHEKAGDKVLSFKDRGAILASYLAIPTIILLAYIEWYNLFIILVPVYVFLLIPILFILQNRTQGCLKSMGVIALGFMFFVHNFGHCLFMINMGPIVLMYCIALTEARDLLSFWVGKGLARKAAAMPKGKLRSFLERKIAAEISPKKTWAAGLVSAVLIALLSLVFVPLMPDFPDGRMSYAYSALVGFMIGMLGLFGDLAFSMVKRDIGVKDSGSSLPGHGGIIDRIDSLVFTVPIVFHLIYWQYF; encoded by the coding sequence ATGACCCTGCTCAACAAGCTGGTGCTTCTTGTTGCCATTGGCGCTTCCTTTGTGCTGCTGCACATGAAGGGCCAGACCGAGATGCTCTGGATAATGGCCGTTCTGGTGGGTATTCTCTCGCTGTTCTCCATCATCTGGCGCGTCATGGAAGCCAAGGAAATGGCCATGGGGCCGGAAATCCGCGACAGGACCATAACATGGTGGTGGATGGTGGCCGTTTTCATGCTGGCCCTTTCCACCCACCGCATTGTCTCGTTCCTGTTTCTGGGGTTCCTGTCCTTTGCTGCGCTGCGCGAATACTATTCCATGCTGCCCATGCACGAGAAGGCGGGAGACAAGGTTCTCTCCTTCAAAGACAGGGGCGCCATTCTCGCAAGCTATCTGGCCATTCCCACCATCATTCTCCTGGCCTACATAGAGTGGTACAATCTCTTCATCATTCTTGTTCCGGTCTATGTCTTTCTGCTCATCCCCATACTGTTCATATTGCAGAACCGGACACAGGGCTGCCTGAAGTCCATGGGAGTAATCGCGCTGGGCTTCATGTTCTTTGTCCACAACTTCGGACACTGCCTCTTCATGATCAACATGGGCCCCATCGTGCTCATGTATTGCATTGCGCTGACGGAAGCCCGTGACCTGCTCTCCTTCTGGGTGGGCAAGGGGCTGGCCCGCAAGGCTGCAGCAATGCCTAAAGGCAAACTCAGATCGTTCCTTGAGCGCAAGATCGCGGCAGAGATCAGCCCCAAGAAAACATGGGCCGCAGGGCTTGTTTCCGCCGTGCTCATCGCCCTGCTCTCGCTGGTGTTCGTTCCCCTCATGCCGGACTTCCCGGATGGAAGGATGTCGTATGCCTACAGTGCTCTTGTCGGCTTCATGATAGGCATGCTCGGCCTGTTCGGCGATCTGGCCTTTTCCATGGTCAAACGCGATATCGGGGTCAAGGATTCCGGCTCGTCTCTGCCCGGACACGGAGGCATCATCGACCGGATAGACAGTCTGGTCTTCACGGTTCCCATCGTCTTTCACCTTATCTACTGGCAGTATTTCTAA
- a CDS encoding CDP-alcohol phosphatidyltransferase family protein: MLYLQKGNFQKVVRWLGGSWMTANQATILGMVFVFLVALSLFLGLRFEACRWMLVFTPVFLVLRMAMNALDGMLAREYQTGSVAGELCNEALDVIGDTICYGVLLFVPQLPDMPVFIFIVLIWMAEYFGVLGKSLPGGVRRHETFFGGKPDRAIWIGAFALLCYIFPGFIEYGGIYISIVCCFVLMTSLVRIKKTLKVAEGKKYESYTWIGR, from the coding sequence ATGCTGTATCTGCAAAAAGGCAATTTCCAGAAGGTCGTTCGCTGGCTGGGTGGATCATGGATGACGGCCAATCAGGCAACAATACTTGGTATGGTCTTCGTTTTTCTTGTGGCCCTGTCGCTTTTTCTGGGCCTTCGCTTTGAGGCATGCCGCTGGATGCTGGTGTTCACGCCGGTATTCCTTGTCCTGCGCATGGCAATGAACGCGCTGGACGGCATGCTTGCCAGAGAATACCAGACCGGCAGCGTGGCCGGTGAACTTTGCAACGAAGCTCTGGACGTGATCGGCGATACCATATGCTACGGCGTGCTTCTGTTCGTGCCGCAGCTGCCGGACATGCCCGTATTCATATTCATCGTGCTTATCTGGATGGCGGAATACTTCGGCGTGCTGGGCAAAAGCCTGCCCGGAGGTGTGCGTCGGCACGAGACCTTCTTCGGCGGCAAGCCCGACCGCGCCATCTGGATAGGTGCATTCGCCCTGCTCTGCTATATCTTCCCCGGTTTCATCGAATACGGCGGCATATACATCAGCATTGTCTGCTGCTTCGTGCTGATGACGAGCCTGGTGCGCATAAAAAAGACGCTCAAGGTCGCCGAAGGCAAGAAGTACGAATCCTATACGTGGATAGGCAGGTAG
- a CDS encoding DUF4198 domain-containing protein has protein sequence MKRFPITMLGLALLLASALPAYAHEFLVVPQYWNTYTAGQELPISLGASHVFMKSEELEDAASVQASYLGKQVPLKADEAFKSYTGVVTLKGGGAAVIRGHRLGEIWSKTPKGILKGDRASLPGVIWSRKYEKFSKTLLAVDGKTDGWNTVVGDELEIVPLNNPLALKPGDILKVRILHKGKPVSPEAVTATYDGFTDLPNTYACFTEPYGEGEAALPISAPGLWMVRVQYAVDEKDGNYEQHVMRATLVFPVRGAAH, from the coding sequence ATGAAACGTTTTCCCATTACCATGCTCGGACTTGCTCTGCTTCTCGCCTCGGCACTTCCCGCCTATGCACATGAATTTCTTGTTGTTCCCCAATACTGGAACACCTACACAGCCGGACAGGAACTGCCCATAAGCCTTGGGGCATCACATGTGTTCATGAAAAGTGAAGAGTTGGAAGATGCCGCCAGCGTGCAGGCCAGCTACCTTGGCAAGCAGGTTCCCCTGAAGGCCGATGAAGCATTCAAGTCCTATACGGGCGTTGTTACCCTGAAGGGAGGCGGTGCAGCCGTCATTCGCGGGCACCGGCTCGGCGAAATATGGAGCAAGACCCCCAAGGGCATTCTCAAGGGTGACCGTGCATCGCTGCCGGGGGTGATATGGTCGCGCAAATACGAGAAATTCAGCAAGACCCTGCTGGCCGTGGACGGCAAGACCGATGGCTGGAACACCGTGGTGGGCGACGAGCTTGAGATTGTGCCGCTCAATAACCCGCTTGCCCTGAAGCCGGGCGATATTCTCAAGGTGCGCATTCTCCACAAGGGCAAGCCCGTTTCTCCGGAGGCCGTAACCGCAACCTATGACGGCTTCACCGACCTGCCCAACACCTATGCCTGCTTTACCGAACCCTATGGCGAAGGCGAAGCCGCCCTGCCCATATCCGCTCCGGGCCTGTGGATGGTGCGCGTGCAGTATGCCGTGGATGAAAAGGACGGCAACTACGAGCAGCACGTCATGCGTGCCACGCTGGTATTCCCTGTACGCGGGGCGGCGCACTAG
- a CDS encoding GGDEF domain-containing protein — MYQKEEECIERAEEFLASVLTGTEAEAPFGELLDVARKLLRQSRRLVTMGDRMQAQLSTLNDELTHMARTDALTGLDNRRYFMDQARREFSRSRRTGMPLTLLLIDADHFKSVNDTWGHDVGDKVLQEIADVLRTSVRAHDVAARFGGEEFVVLLPETDCREAAIISERVRAAAENRLLRVDDFAVQVTLSVGCTTVSPCERSMDVDALLKRADVALYAAKKNGRNRVERYPGPACTPICSSAANGHPTQ, encoded by the coding sequence ATGTACCAGAAAGAAGAAGAATGCATTGAACGGGCGGAGGAGTTTCTGGCCTCCGTGCTGACCGGCACGGAAGCGGAGGCCCCCTTCGGTGAGCTGCTGGACGTGGCCCGCAAGCTGCTGCGGCAATCACGCAGGCTCGTCACCATGGGCGACCGCATGCAGGCCCAGCTGAGCACGCTCAATGATGAGCTGACCCATATGGCCCGCACCGATGCCCTGACCGGACTGGATAACCGCAGATATTTCATGGATCAGGCGCGTCGCGAATTTTCCCGTTCCCGCAGGACAGGCATGCCCCTGACCCTTCTGCTGATCGATGCGGATCATTTCAAATCCGTAAACGACACCTGGGGCCACGATGTGGGCGACAAGGTTCTGCAGGAAATAGCGGATGTGCTGCGTACATCCGTACGCGCCCACGACGTTGCCGCCCGTTTCGGAGGCGAAGAGTTCGTGGTGCTTCTGCCGGAAACGGACTGCCGCGAGGCGGCCATCATCTCCGAACGGGTGCGCGCCGCCGCGGAAAACCGCCTGCTCAGGGTTGATGATTTCGCGGTGCAGGTTACGCTGTCCGTGGGGTGCACCACCGTCAGCCCATGTGAACGCAGCATGGATGTCGATGCTTTGCTCAAGCGGGCAGATGTTGCCCTGTACGCCGCCAAGAAGAACGGCCGCAACAGGGTAGAGCGTTACCCCGGTCCGGCCTGCACGCCCATCTGCTCTTCCGCCGCCAACGGCCATCCCACTCAATAG
- a CDS encoding SpoIIE family protein phosphatase — protein sequence MRIRKQEAPQRVCSLRKGCHGSGLLSGVRTVSKMRCILVLCLIVCPLALLIAMEGQAHTEMINILAGWIALGFIMLMPLSHWFSDLLVLRNVRELNALCEQMKTGNLTPFAEPPTEPEGGDALQALRYNMFWIGHIIDSRQRALNGAMRNLHAAQEQLVQSIEYAGLIQNAFLPSKQTLHELFADHFLIWDQRDAVGGDAYWVKRTERGLFLAVVDCTGHGVPGAFMTLIVHSLFERLEVNAMQGDPAAVIGAMNRSIRQALAQDRENPLSDDGMDCAVVYVDVADGMLHFAGARSSLYVRSVQGEVLEIKGDRCGAGYVRTPEDHVFSSQSLRIAPGMRFYCLSDGLVDQVGGVKHLPFGKSRFKDFVSRCGELPFDRQKVLLEEQFKEYMGREARRDDVTVLGFMMHTR from the coding sequence ATGCGAATCAGAAAACAAGAAGCTCCGCAGCGGGTGTGCTCGCTGCGCAAGGGCTGCCATGGTTCAGGCCTGCTCTCCGGCGTGCGCACGGTGAGCAAGATGCGCTGCATTCTCGTGCTGTGCCTCATCGTATGCCCCCTTGCCCTGCTCATTGCCATGGAAGGGCAGGCGCATACCGAGATGATCAATATTCTTGCAGGGTGGATAGCCCTCGGGTTCATCATGCTCATGCCGCTCTCTCACTGGTTTTCCGACCTGCTGGTGCTGCGTAACGTGCGGGAACTGAACGCCCTGTGCGAGCAGATGAAAACCGGCAACCTCACACCCTTTGCCGAGCCGCCCACCGAGCCGGAAGGGGGCGATGCGCTGCAGGCCTTGCGCTACAACATGTTCTGGATAGGGCACATCATAGACAGCCGTCAGCGAGCCCTGAACGGTGCCATGCGCAATCTGCACGCCGCGCAGGAGCAGCTTGTGCAGTCCATCGAATACGCAGGGCTCATCCAGAATGCCTTTTTGCCTTCCAAGCAGACCCTGCATGAACTGTTTGCCGATCATTTTCTCATCTGGGACCAGCGTGATGCCGTGGGCGGCGATGCCTACTGGGTAAAGCGCACGGAGCGGGGATTGTTTCTGGCCGTGGTGGATTGCACGGGGCACGGCGTACCCGGCGCGTTCATGACGCTCATTGTGCATTCGCTGTTCGAGCGGCTTGAGGTGAACGCCATGCAGGGCGACCCCGCCGCCGTGATCGGTGCCATGAACAGGTCCATCCGTCAGGCGCTGGCGCAGGACCGTGAGAACCCTCTTTCAGACGACGGCATGGACTGCGCCGTGGTCTATGTGGATGTTGCTGACGGCATGCTGCACTTTGCCGGTGCGCGCAGCTCGCTCTATGTGCGGTCCGTGCAGGGCGAGGTGCTGGAAATAAAGGGAGATCGCTGCGGGGCGGGCTATGTGCGCACGCCCGAAGATCATGTCTTTTCCAGCCAGTCGCTGCGCATTGCGCCCGGCATGCGGTTTTATTGCCTTTCCGACGGGCTTGTCGATCAGGTGGGCGGTGTGAAGCACCTGCCTTTCGGCAAGAGCCGTTTCAAAGATTTTGTCAGCCGATGCGGCGAACTGCCTTTTGACCGGCAGAAGGTTCTGCTGGAAGAGCAGTTCAAGGAATACATGGGGCGTGAGGCGCGTCGGGACGACGTGACCGTGCTCGGTTTTATGATGCATACAAGGTAG
- a CDS encoding SiaB family protein kinase codes for MNMNMLSYHETMSREGVVLYYNGPISQSVVEGVGDMMRRKMVLEDNGMQLAQKVFSVLVEQMQNVICYAQDICTPAVCMGTGQIMVGRNGEEFYVACGNPVSRNREARIRERIDIVNGMSREELKAYYKEQRRKGPDEDSCGAGLGFIEMARKASRPLQYRFDPIDDETSFFAVKVHV; via the coding sequence ATGAATATGAACATGCTTTCCTATCATGAAACCATGAGCCGCGAGGGGGTGGTGCTGTATTACAATGGCCCCATTTCGCAGAGCGTGGTGGAAGGTGTCGGCGACATGATGCGCCGCAAGATGGTGCTTGAGGATAACGGCATGCAGCTGGCCCAGAAGGTGTTTTCCGTTCTGGTGGAACAGATGCAGAATGTCATCTGCTACGCGCAGGATATCTGTACCCCCGCAGTGTGCATGGGTACCGGCCAGATCATGGTCGGCCGCAACGGCGAGGAATTCTATGTGGCGTGCGGCAATCCCGTCAGCCGCAACCGCGAGGCCCGCATCCGCGAGCGCATAGACATTGTGAACGGCATGTCGCGCGAAGAACTCAAGGCCTACTACAAGGAACAGCGTCGCAAGGGACCGGACGAGGATTCCTGCGGGGCCGGATTGGGGTTCATTGAAATGGCCCGCAAGGCCAGCCGTCCGCTGCAATACCGTTTTGATCCCATAGACGACGAGACATCCTTCTTTGCCGTGAAGGTGCATGTATAG